In one Halalkalicoccus subterraneus genomic region, the following are encoded:
- a CDS encoding RNA-guided pseudouridylation complex pseudouridine synthase subunit Cbf5, with amino-acid sequence MVRDPPDDRDLDSLVEFGVVNLDKPPGPSAHQVSAWIRDLLGVEKAAHAGTLDPKVTGCLPVMTGAATRLAPAFLEGHKEYVAVLELHGPAPTDIEAVIGEFEGALYQKPPKKSAVARRLRVRTVHELDLLEVQDRNALLRIRCESGTYVRKLCHDIGLALGTGAHMGHLRRTGTTPFDDASLVSLYDLADAIAFAEEGDEGPLREVIDPGERALSHLPRVTIAPNAAHEVAHGAQVYAPGVIDAEGDPDTEPLVACYTPDGSAICLGRLVGDHDADSDRVVALERVLV; translated from the coding sequence ATGGTTCGCGATCCACCTGACGATCGCGACCTCGATTCGCTCGTCGAGTTCGGCGTCGTCAACCTCGACAAGCCGCCCGGCCCCTCCGCCCACCAGGTCTCGGCGTGGATCCGGGACCTGCTTGGCGTCGAGAAGGCCGCCCACGCCGGGACGCTCGACCCGAAGGTGACCGGCTGTCTGCCCGTCATGACCGGCGCCGCGACCCGCCTTGCACCCGCGTTTCTCGAGGGGCACAAGGAGTACGTCGCAGTGCTCGAACTCCACGGTCCGGCTCCGACCGACATCGAGGCGGTGATCGGGGAATTCGAGGGCGCCCTCTACCAGAAGCCGCCGAAAAAGAGCGCGGTCGCCCGGCGGTTGCGGGTACGGACCGTCCACGAACTCGACCTGCTCGAAGTGCAGGACAGGAACGCCCTCCTCCGGATCCGGTGTGAGAGCGGGACGTACGTCAGAAAGCTCTGTCACGACATCGGCCTCGCGCTGGGGACCGGCGCACACATGGGCCACCTCCGGCGAACGGGGACGACGCCGTTCGACGACGCCTCGTTGGTCTCGCTGTACGATCTGGCCGACGCGATCGCCTTCGCCGAGGAGGGCGACGAGGGGCCCCTCAGGGAGGTCATCGACCCCGGCGAGCGCGCCCTGTCGCATCTCCCGCGAGTGACGATCGCGCCGAATGCGGCCCACGAGGTGGCACACGGCGCGCAGGTGTACGCGCCGGGCGTCATCGACGCGGAGGGCGATCCCGACACGGAGCCGCTGGTCGCCTGCTACACGCCGGACGGCTCGGCGATCTGTCTCGGGCGGCTCGTGGGCGATCACGACGCGGATTCGGATCGAGTCGTCGCCCTCGAACGCGTGCTGGTCTAG
- the cmk gene encoding (d)CMP kinase translates to MLLTVSGPPGSGKSTAAAGLAGALGYEHVSGGDVFRELAAERGLSLSEFNALAEEDDAIDRDLDRRLRELAAERDDLILESRLAGWMAAEYADLRLWLNAPIDVRAERIADREGKPVEQAREETRSRAKSEGLRYEEYYGIDITDLSIYDFAVNTARWGPEETTDLLVTAAERYDPTGDEGAFPVTDVRYEF, encoded by the coding sequence ATGTTACTCACCGTTTCGGGCCCGCCCGGCAGTGGCAAGAGCACCGCCGCGGCCGGCTTGGCCGGGGCGCTCGGCTACGAGCACGTCAGCGGCGGCGACGTCTTCCGGGAGCTCGCCGCCGAACGAGGGCTCTCGCTCTCGGAGTTCAACGCGCTCGCAGAGGAGGACGACGCCATCGACCGGGACTTGGACCGCCGGCTTCGGGAGCTCGCCGCCGAACGCGACGACCTGATCCTCGAATCCCGGCTCGCGGGCTGGATGGCCGCCGAGTACGCCGATCTACGCCTCTGGCTCAACGCCCCGATCGACGTCCGGGCCGAACGCATCGCCGACCGCGAGGGAAAACCCGTCGAGCAGGCAAGAGAGGAGACGCGTTCGCGGGCAAAGAGCGAGGGCCTCCGATACGAGGAGTATTACGGGATCGACATCACCGACCTCTCGATCTACGATTTCGCGGTCAACACCGCCCGCTGGGGGCCCGAGGAGACGACCGACCTCCTCGTGACCGCCGCCGAGCGCTACGACCCGACGGGTGACGAGGGAGCCTTCCCCGTTACGGACGTTCGCTACGAGTTCTGA